Proteins from one Lachnospiraceae bacterium genomic window:
- a CDS encoding extracellular solute-binding protein, with product MKKFFLYILTLSLLLQATSCTSQPQEDSGSDSGPSLTVYMVAPRMHGDASYPYTDYALGEFMGLQTAFGEESYRYDQILRSYEASHPIDLTIRYFDFSEDLNQQLWQDQRSGTLPDVIIEDALNNDDVYALLEAGLFLDLKPYADQDELYGSGDYYPSLLQGGLYHSEQLLLPLTFNLNTLMTSQENLRQYAVSLSDSTLPEWLNQLTHCAEGLQDPYVNQEVLAQFISPLTEIPVLILLSASRADILDYENQAIHLDADFYSSLARFYKAFAKQEARDFQSLLNAPDFWLANTWHDERYGRALRFDSIYEHTFAFIEGGSCHNTYPHSFAAQAAYYESRYRDVQQTFALCPIPSLQDPSRYTAMITTFGGVLQSTAHPQEAYEFLKYCLDQPYFMHYELSVNRSVTEQLLTELTQTEYQIRQTQGYFEDFEDFEEAYEASEPDYIQKPLSLQTKAQILDIIDHIEGVTLPNWPVYDIIFRSMEPYITDGADLETCYQQALDALNSYLAAFKE from the coding sequence TTGAAAAAATTCTTTCTTTATATTTTAACTCTTTCACTTCTTTTGCAGGCCACCTCCTGCACCTCCCAGCCACAGGAGGACAGCGGATCCGATTCTGGACCTTCCCTTACTGTCTACATGGTCGCGCCTCGCATGCACGGCGACGCTTCTTATCCTTATACCGATTATGCGCTGGGGGAATTCATGGGGCTGCAAACTGCTTTCGGCGAGGAGAGCTACCGCTATGATCAGATACTTCGTTCCTACGAGGCCTCGCACCCTATCGACCTAACCATCCGCTATTTTGACTTTTCAGAGGACCTAAACCAGCAGCTTTGGCAGGATCAGCGCTCCGGCACGCTGCCAGATGTGATCATTGAGGATGCCTTAAATAATGATGATGTCTACGCGCTGCTGGAGGCCGGGCTTTTTCTCGATCTAAAGCCTTATGCCGATCAGGACGAGCTGTATGGCAGCGGCGATTATTACCCGAGTCTCCTGCAGGGCGGCCTGTATCACAGCGAGCAGCTTTTGCTTCCGCTTACCTTCAATCTCAACACGCTCATGACCTCGCAGGAAAATCTGCGGCAGTACGCCGTAAGCCTTTCTGATAGCACACTGCCGGAGTGGCTGAATCAGCTCACGCACTGCGCAGAAGGCCTGCAGGATCCCTATGTCAATCAGGAGGTGCTGGCTCAGTTCATCTCTCCTCTTACCGAGATCCCTGTCCTGATTCTGCTCTCTGCCTCCCGCGCAGACATTCTCGACTATGAAAATCAGGCCATTCATTTAGACGCTGACTTTTACTCCTCGCTTGCCCGTTTTTACAAGGCCTTCGCCAAGCAGGAGGCCCGGGATTTCCAAAGCCTGCTGAATGCTCCGGACTTCTGGCTCGCCAACACATGGCATGATGAGCGATACGGCCGTGCGCTTCGGTTTGATTCCATTTATGAGCACACCTTCGCCTTTATCGAGGGCGGCAGCTGCCACAACACCTATCCTCACTCCTTCGCTGCTCAGGCTGCCTACTACGAATCCCGCTACCGCGATGTGCAGCAGACCTTCGCGCTCTGCCCCATCCCTTCTTTGCAGGATCCCTCGCGCTATACTGCTATGATCACTACCTTCGGCGGCGTACTGCAGAGCACCGCCCATCCGCAGGAGGCGTATGAATTTTTAAAATACTGCTTGGATCAGCCCTATTTTATGCATTATGAGCTTTCCGTCAACCGCTCCGTCACCGAGCAGCTTCTCACCGAACTCACGCAGACCGAGTATCAGATCCGCCAGACCCAGGGCTATTTTGAAGATTTTGAAGATTTCGAAGAGGCGTACGAGGCCTCAGAGCCCGATTATATCCAAAAGCCGCTTTCGCTGCAGACTAAGGCTCAGATCCTGGATATCATCGACCACATCGAAGGCGTGACTCTGCCCAACTGGCCCGTGTACGACATCATTTTCCGCTCCATGGAGCCCTATATCACCGACGGCGCCGACCTTGAAACCTGCTACCAGCAGGCGCTGGACGCGCTAAACAGCTATCTCGCTGCATTTAAGGAGTAA
- a CDS encoding Crp/Fnr family transcriptional regulator, translating into MESPAKFSKSHEQVLAGCFLFRSLTSAQREAVYARLRVEDFHKGQVIYSQHYFERSLGILLEGEAAVQKESGALLNLLQSGSCFGVAALFAPAEEYVTTITARKACKAAFISGETLAELFRQYPDMAMAYITFLSGRIQFLNQKIDSFAASSAEDAVYRWLLAHQDEAGRVKVGGGFARLARELNIGRASLYRSLTQLEQAGRIVKHGAEIELLGKE; encoded by the coding sequence ATGGAATCTCCAGCAAAATTTTCAAAGTCCCATGAACAGGTGTTAGCAGGCTGCTTTCTCTTTCGCTCGCTCACGAGCGCGCAGCGCGAAGCCGTCTATGCCCGTCTCAGAGTGGAGGATTTCCACAAAGGGCAGGTCATTTACAGCCAGCATTATTTTGAGCGGTCCCTGGGCATTTTGCTCGAGGGAGAGGCCGCCGTGCAGAAAGAGAGCGGCGCGCTGCTCAATCTCCTGCAGAGCGGCAGCTGCTTCGGCGTCGCGGCGCTGTTTGCGCCGGCCGAAGAGTATGTCACCACCATCACGGCACGCAAGGCGTGCAAAGCGGCGTTTATCTCCGGAGAAACACTGGCAGAGTTGTTTCGGCAGTATCCTGACATGGCGATGGCCTACATCACGTTTTTGTCAGGCCGGATTCAGTTTTTGAATCAGAAGATCGACAGCTTTGCGGCGTCCTCGGCGGAGGATGCGGTGTACCGGTGGCTGCTGGCGCATCAGGACGAAGCGGGCAGGGTCAAGGTCGGCGGTGGGTTTGCGCGCCTGGCGCGGGAGCTGAATATTGGCCGGGCCAGTCTGTACCGCAGTCTAACGCAGCTGGAGCAGGCGGGACGGATTGTGAAGCATGGGGCAGAAATAGAGCTCTTAGGAAAGGAATAG
- a CDS encoding ABC transporter substrate-binding protein encodes MKKVLAWVMAAALMMSLAACTSQKPEDSQADSKPESQTSAETDSSTTIGKPEDVKIAALKGPTAMGMLQLMELSEQHLTPDTYQFTLAGSPDEILGSIIQGDFDIAAVPTNVAATLYNKTQGEVQIAAINTLGVLYCIENGDTIYSVEDLRGKTIYNLGKGATPEFALNFLLEKNGLNPETDVDVVYKTESTEVASLLQSGEASIALLPQPFVTSVLAQNENLRVALDFTEEWNQVGDGSTLTMGCIVVQKKFAEEHPEALERFLEAYEDSVEFTNDTKTLETAAQYAEKFGVLKAAVAAKAIPQCNIVFEDGEDMKRIAGGFLQVMFEADPASVGGAVPDDAFYYDAD; translated from the coding sequence ATGAAAAAAGTACTTGCATGGGTGATGGCTGCGGCGCTGATGATGTCGCTGGCCGCGTGTACCAGTCAGAAGCCGGAGGATTCGCAGGCGGATTCAAAGCCGGAGTCGCAGACGAGCGCAGAGACGGATTCTTCAACGACGATCGGAAAACCGGAGGATGTGAAGATTGCGGCGCTGAAGGGGCCGACGGCGATGGGCATGCTGCAGCTGATGGAGCTGTCGGAGCAGCATTTGACGCCGGATACCTATCAGTTTACGCTGGCCGGCTCGCCGGATGAGATCCTGGGCAGCATCATTCAGGGCGATTTTGACATTGCGGCAGTGCCGACCAATGTGGCGGCTACGCTGTATAATAAGACGCAGGGAGAGGTGCAGATTGCGGCCATCAATACGCTGGGCGTGCTGTACTGCATTGAAAACGGCGATACGATCTACAGCGTGGAGGACCTGCGCGGGAAGACGATCTATAATCTGGGCAAGGGTGCGACGCCGGAGTTTGCGCTGAATTTCCTGCTGGAAAAGAACGGTCTGAATCCGGAGACGGATGTGGATGTGGTGTATAAGACAGAGAGCACCGAGGTGGCCAGCCTGCTGCAGAGCGGCGAGGCCAGCATTGCGCTGCTGCCGCAGCCCTTTGTGACAAGCGTGCTGGCGCAGAATGAGAATCTGCGCGTGGCGCTGGATTTCACAGAGGAATGGAATCAGGTGGGTGATGGCAGCACGCTGACGATGGGCTGCATCGTGGTGCAGAAAAAGTTTGCCGAGGAGCATCCGGAGGCGCTGGAGCGCTTTTTAGAAGCCTATGAGGACTCGGTCGAGTTTACGAATGACACGAAGACGCTGGAGACGGCGGCGCAGTACGCGGAGAAGTTTGGCGTGCTGAAGGCGGCTGTTGCGGCAAAAGCTATCCCGCAGTGCAACATTGTCTTTGAAGACGGCGAGGATATGAAACGGATTGCCGGCGGCTTCCTGCAGGTGATGTTTGAGGCAGACCCGGCCTCTGTTGGTGGCGCTGTGCCGGATGATGCATTTTATTATGATGCGGATTGA
- a CDS encoding ABC transporter permease subunit, translated as MKKALSAAGVAAFWLLVWQLAYYGVGRELLLASPVSVFKRLTELVRQAGFWQIILSSFCRIMGGFLLGLLLGTALGVLTAKWSLAYRILQLPMNIIKATPVASFVILALVWISGKNLSVFIAFLMVLPMVWSSVDQGLKSADGQLLEAARTYRLSRLQTAHAVYIPAVMPYFLSVCRVAMGFAWKAGIAGEVIAIPKNAIGTQLYDAKIYLETVDLFAWTVVIIVLSVLIEKLFTKGVAWIARKWGAHNEN; from the coding sequence ATGAAAAAGGCGCTTAGCGCAGCAGGCGTGGCCGCATTTTGGCTGCTTGTCTGGCAGCTGGCGTATTACGGAGTAGGGAGAGAGCTGCTGCTGGCCTCTCCCGTCTCTGTATTTAAGCGGCTTACTGAGCTTGTGAGGCAGGCTGGATTTTGGCAGATCATTCTAAGCTCCTTCTGCCGGATCATGGGCGGCTTTTTGCTGGGCCTGCTGCTGGGAACGGCGCTGGGCGTGCTGACAGCCAAATGGAGCCTGGCCTACCGCATTCTGCAGCTGCCGATGAATATCATCAAGGCGACGCCGGTGGCCTCATTTGTCATTTTGGCGCTGGTGTGGATCAGCGGGAAAAACCTTTCTGTTTTTATTGCTTTTCTGATGGTGCTGCCCATGGTGTGGAGCAGTGTCGATCAGGGGCTGAAGAGCGCCGACGGGCAGCTTTTGGAAGCGGCCAGGACATACCGCCTCAGCCGCCTGCAGACAGCGCATGCCGTTTATATTCCGGCGGTCATGCCTTACTTTCTTTCCGTGTGCCGGGTGGCCATGGGATTTGCGTGGAAGGCCGGCATCGCCGGTGAGGTTATTGCCATTCCCAAGAATGCCATCGGTACGCAGCTTTATGACGCCAAGATTTACTTAGAGACCGTCGATCTATTTGCCTGGACGGTCGTGATTATCGTGCTATCGGTGCTGATCGAAAAGCTTTTCACAAAGGGCGTAGCATGGATTGCCAGAAAGTGGGGGGCGCACAATGAAAATTGA
- a CDS encoding ABC transporter ATP-binding protein, translating to MKIEVKNLSFSYGEQTVLQKVSFTLTSEQPVVLLGSSGQGKTTLLRLLAGLLTPQGGQISGITASTRIAVMFQEDRLFPQLSVWKNLKLVRPDVTQQQAAALLTELDLGETVLGQLPRELSGGMRRRVALARALLFEADLVLMDEPFQGLDANTRADVLKAVRKWTEGRPLLLISHEPSDAEALGAKIMTLQEIES from the coding sequence ATGAAAATTGAAGTGAAAAACCTCTCCTTTTCCTATGGAGAGCAGACCGTGCTGCAAAAAGTCAGCTTTACGCTCACCAGCGAGCAGCCGGTCGTACTGCTCGGCAGCTCCGGACAGGGCAAGACAACACTGCTGCGGCTATTGGCCGGGCTTCTTACGCCGCAGGGCGGCCAAATCAGCGGTATCACTGCCAGCACGCGGATTGCCGTGATGTTTCAGGAGGATCGTCTGTTTCCACAGCTGAGCGTATGGAAGAATTTAAAATTGGTCCGTCCCGATGTGACGCAGCAGCAGGCAGCTGCATTGTTGACGGAGCTGGATCTGGGAGAGACGGTGCTGGGGCAGCTGCCGCGGGAGCTTTCGGGAGGAATGCGCCGCCGGGTCGCGCTGGCCAGAGCGCTTTTGTTTGAAGCGGATTTAGTGCTCATGGATGAGCCGTTTCAGGGGCTTGATGCCAATACGCGTGCGGACGTATTGAAGGCAGTGCGCAAATGGACAGAGGGTCGGCCGCTGCTGTTGATTTCCCACGAGCCGAGCGATGCCGAGGCGCTGGGAGCTAAAATAATGACGCTACAGGAGATTGAATCATGA
- a CDS encoding radical SAM protein: protein MTKQEIMEVFQLPRAEYEAAIRPRAFEVLKREKRGVSPVAMLGYSNVCKNQCLYCGMRAGNAKLPRYRFQEEQIAGSIHSAFAMGLRRLFLISGEDPKYPFETLLRIIEQAKQMGFVRVSLGAGEFSKTQYEELKAAGLDEYVMKFEMSHKDTFERMNPSTTFEKRNQGIRWIQEAGLDLGSGNIVDYPGQTLEELADDILLMQELSISWAPNIPYMPAIGTPLATQEDGTPSPRGSIDKMQREISLVRLLLPQCDITAQQPGEDIRNGLSDQQGNAEAVRAGGNVLFVDLLPAAQAGNFHVIDHRVIAGLDHVKEIAQMTGLELIC, encoded by the coding sequence ATGACAAAGCAGGAAATTATGGAAGTATTTCAGCTGCCGCGCGCAGAGTATGAGGCCGCAATCAGGCCGCGTGCGTTTGAGGTGCTGAAACGTGAAAAGCGGGGAGTCAGTCCCGTTGCCATGCTGGGCTACAGCAATGTATGTAAAAATCAGTGCTTATACTGTGGAATGAGGGCGGGCAATGCCAAGCTGCCGCGGTATCGCTTCCAAGAGGAGCAGATTGCAGGCTCGATTCATTCTGCATTTGCTATGGGGCTGCGCCGATTGTTTTTAATTTCGGGCGAGGATCCTAAATATCCGTTTGAAACACTGCTGCGCATAATTGAACAGGCAAAACAGATGGGCTTTGTCAGGGTGAGCCTTGGAGCAGGCGAGTTTTCCAAGACGCAGTATGAGGAGCTTAAGGCGGCCGGGCTTGATGAATATGTGATGAAGTTTGAAATGTCCCATAAGGACACTTTTGAAAGAATGAACCCGTCCACCACGTTTGAAAAAAGGAATCAAGGGATTCGCTGGATTCAGGAGGCAGGGCTCGATCTCGGCTCCGGCAATATCGTCGATTATCCGGGGCAGACGCTGGAGGAGCTGGCGGATGATATTTTGCTGATGCAGGAGCTTTCCATCAGCTGGGCGCCGAATATTCCCTATATGCCGGCCATCGGCACGCCGCTGGCTACGCAGGAGGATGGTACGCCCAGTCCGCGCGGTAGCATTGATAAGATGCAGCGGGAGATTTCATTGGTGCGGCTTCTGTTGCCGCAGTGCGACATCACTGCACAGCAGCCGGGCGAAGATATCCGTAACGGTCTTTCTGATCAGCAAGGAAATGCAGAGGCAGTGCGTGCCGGCGGCAATGTGCTGTTTGTCGATCTGCTTCCGGCCGCTCAGGCAGGAAATTTTCATGTGATCGATCATAGAGTGATCGCCGGACTGGATCATGTGAAGGAGATCGCGCAGATGACGGGGCTGGAGCTCATCTGCTGA
- a CDS encoding helix-turn-helix transcriptional regulator → MKDIYEIHVKENSGEEILEGMTPDFPYTSSRAFLDHYTVFWHWHKAVELFYMESGTLEYDTPQGKHVFPPGSGGLVNTGVLHSSRPKKGCKHTVQKLHIFDAAFLFGDVNGRIYQKYFAPILTAPQIEMISLDPQDPQQQRILQKIKSSFLISNEAEGYEIKLREALTDIWLDMSALAQPEMGGQRGSKESVKQMMLYIHDHYHENIKISEVAAAGFVSERECYRSFQALLHMAPGEYVRSYRLQAASRLLAETDESITQISQLCGFGSSSFFGKSFLSFFGMTPSAYRQMRQNNTN, encoded by the coding sequence ATGAAGGATATCTATGAAATTCATGTGAAGGAAAATAGCGGAGAAGAGATTCTGGAGGGGATGACCCCTGATTTTCCTTACACAAGCTCGAGGGCCTTTCTGGATCATTACACTGTATTCTGGCACTGGCATAAAGCGGTAGAGCTGTTTTATATGGAAAGCGGGACGCTCGAATACGATACGCCGCAGGGCAAGCATGTCTTTCCGCCCGGATCGGGAGGGCTTGTCAATACGGGCGTTCTGCATAGCTCCCGGCCGAAGAAGGGATGTAAGCATACGGTTCAGAAGCTGCATATTTTTGATGCGGCTTTTCTGTTTGGTGATGTAAATGGACGGATTTATCAAAAATATTTTGCGCCCATCCTTACGGCGCCGCAAATTGAGATGATTTCTCTTGATCCGCAAGATCCGCAGCAGCAGAGGATCCTGCAGAAAATTAAAAGCTCCTTTTTAATTTCAAACGAAGCAGAGGGCTATGAGATCAAACTCAGAGAAGCGCTTACTGATATCTGGCTGGATATGAGCGCTCTGGCACAGCCGGAAATGGGAGGACAGAGGGGGTCCAAAGAAAGCGTTAAGCAGATGATGCTTTACATTCATGATCATTACCATGAGAATATTAAAATATCAGAGGTGGCAGCGGCCGGCTTTGTCAGCGAAAGAGAATGCTATCGTTCATTTCAGGCCCTTCTGCATATGGCGCCGGGAGAGTATGTCCGCAGCTATCGGCTGCAAGCAGCGAGCCGGCTTTTGGCAGAAACGGACGAGAGTATTACTCAGATCAGCCAGCTGTGCGGCTTTGGCAGCAGCAGCTTTTTCGGGAAAAGCTTTCTTTCTTTTTTTGGCATGACACCCAGTGCGTATCGCCAGATGCGGCAGAATAATACCAATTAG
- a CDS encoding MATE family efflux transporter — MANRDLTVGEPGRVIRSYCLPLFGSVFFQQMYNLADSFVAGRFINENALAAVGNSYEITMIFLAFAVGCNTGCSVIVSRYFGAKDYKKVKTGITTSFIVTAIVCLLFMAGGLLFASPILRLIRTPADIFQDSLAYLQIYIGGLFFVFFYNVANGVFSALGDSKTPFIFLAVSSTANIAMDILFVAVFDWGVIGVALATFICQGAACIPALAVMAVKMRRLSKTKAPWFTSGVFKEFTSVAIPSVLQQGFVAAGNIIIQSVVNTYGAAVVAGYSAAVKMNNLVTSCFTTIGSGVTNYTSQNLGAGKPERIKAGFKGSVRFMWTIAISMCLLYFLFPAQLIRVFLNQPSQEALQSGVDFLRIASPFYIAAAFKITCDSFLCGAKRMGYVVFSIFLDLGLRAAIAIIFSALFQTAFSVWFAWPIGWTIAAVVTYQLYRRKLGID, encoded by the coding sequence ATGGCGAATCGTGATTTAACAGTGGGCGAGCCTGGCAGAGTGATTAGAAGCTATTGCCTGCCGCTTTTTGGCAGTGTGTTTTTTCAGCAGATGTATAATCTGGCTGATAGCTTTGTGGCAGGGCGTTTTATCAATGAAAATGCTTTGGCAGCGGTAGGAAACAGCTATGAGATTACGATGATCTTTTTAGCATTTGCAGTGGGCTGTAATACGGGCTGCTCCGTCATCGTTTCCCGTTATTTTGGCGCTAAGGATTATAAAAAAGTCAAAACAGGGATTACGACCTCTTTTATCGTCACGGCCATTGTTTGCCTGCTCTTTATGGCAGGAGGGCTGCTCTTTGCTTCTCCTATACTCCGGCTGATCCGGACGCCGGCCGATATTTTCCAGGATTCCTTAGCTTATCTGCAGATCTATATCGGCGGTCTTTTCTTTGTTTTCTTTTATAATGTGGCCAATGGTGTGTTTTCTGCATTGGGAGATTCAAAAACGCCGTTTATTTTCCTAGCGGTTTCTTCTACTGCGAATATTGCCATGGACATTCTGTTTGTAGCCGTATTTGACTGGGGCGTCATCGGCGTAGCGCTGGCGACCTTTATCTGTCAGGGAGCTGCCTGCATTCCGGCGCTTGCTGTTATGGCGGTCAAAATGCGGAGGCTTTCCAAAACAAAAGCGCCTTGGTTTACCTCCGGCGTCTTCAAGGAGTTTACCTCCGTTGCCATACCGAGCGTTTTGCAGCAGGGATTTGTTGCGGCAGGCAATATTATCATTCAGAGTGTAGTGAATACCTATGGCGCGGCAGTGGTGGCCGGCTATTCGGCAGCGGTAAAAATGAATAACTTGGTAACATCATGCTTTACAACGATTGGAAGCGGCGTGACTAATTATACTTCGCAGAATCTGGGCGCCGGTAAGCCGGAGCGGATTAAGGCCGGCTTTAAGGGTTCTGTTCGTTTCATGTGGACAATTGCGATCTCTATGTGTCTGCTGTATTTTTTGTTCCCTGCTCAGCTAATCCGGGTCTTTCTGAATCAGCCCTCACAGGAAGCGCTGCAGTCGGGCGTGGACTTTTTACGCATTGCTTCGCCCTTCTACATAGCGGCCGCGTTTAAAATCACATGCGATTCATTCTTATGCGGCGCCAAGCGCATGGGCTATGTGGTATTCAGTATTTTTCTGGATCTGGGGCTGCGCGCTGCGATTGCCATTATTTTCTCCGCACTGTTTCAAACGGCATTTAGCGTCTGGTTTGCATGGCCGATTGGCTGGACGATTGCTGCGGTGGTTACTTACCAGCTATACCGCCGAAAGCTGGGTATAGATTGA
- a CDS encoding rubrerythrin family protein: protein MMDNKYAGTQTEKNLEAAFAGESQARNKYTYFASAAKKQGFEQIAALFLKTADNEKEHAKMWFKELNGIGDTAQNLAAAAEGENYEWTDMYEGFAKTAEAEGFPELAEKFRMVGEIEKHHEERYRALLKNVETAAVFEKSEVKVWECRNCGHIIVGTKAPEICPVCAHPQSYFEVQAENY, encoded by the coding sequence ATGATGGACAACAAGTACGCGGGCACTCAGACAGAAAAAAATCTAGAGGCAGCTTTTGCAGGCGAGTCACAGGCGAGAAACAAGTATACATATTTTGCTTCTGCAGCAAAAAAACAAGGCTTTGAGCAGATCGCTGCATTATTTTTAAAAACAGCCGATAATGAAAAAGAACATGCCAAAATGTGGTTTAAGGAGTTAAATGGGATCGGCGATACAGCTCAAAATCTTGCTGCGGCTGCAGAGGGTGAAAATTACGAGTGGACGGATATGTATGAAGGCTTTGCAAAGACAGCAGAGGCAGAAGGGTTTCCTGAGCTGGCTGAAAAATTCCGGATGGTTGGTGAGATTGAGAAGCATCATGAAGAGCGATACCGTGCACTGCTTAAAAATGTAGAGACAGCGGCAGTATTTGAAAAGAGCGAGGTTAAGGTATGGGAATGCCGTAACTGCGGCCATATCATCGTCGGGACAAAGGCGCCGGAGATTTGTCCGGTGTGCGCACATCCTCAGAGTTATTTTGAAGTACAGGCAGAGAATTATTGA
- a CDS encoding beta-lactamase family protein, with amino-acid sequence MNIEAVIDQQFRGNIYIVQNAGVIYERESGFADLPNEVPNTRETKFASASAGKVFVAVGILQLIEQGRLQLDDTLGMFLSTELGEMDPQVTIRQLLTHTSGVPDYFDESVMEEYEELWTDFPNYKIRHNSDLLPLFIHKPMMYPRGERFQYNNSGYVLLALIIEKITGMDFDEYLKINVFDVCEMTDTGYYELDRLPAKCAQHYIYCADTGDYRTNIFSVDVKGTGAGGAFITVTDIVRFWTALLEGRLIAKAMVREMLKKQSGDGADEEEGYYGYGVWIIESEQGEDLAYFQGCDPGVSFISEYNPNTGTISVLVSNYGDNVWKEMRKIRKAF; translated from the coding sequence ATGAATATAGAAGCAGTCATTGACCAGCAGTTTAGAGGCAATATCTATATTGTGCAAAACGCAGGCGTGATATATGAAAGAGAGAGCGGCTTTGCCGATCTGCCAAACGAGGTTCCCAATACACGGGAAACGAAATTTGCCAGTGCCTCCGCAGGCAAGGTATTTGTTGCCGTCGGCATTCTGCAGCTGATCGAGCAGGGCCGGCTGCAGCTTGACGATACACTGGGAATGTTTTTAAGTACAGAGCTGGGGGAGATGGATCCGCAGGTTACGATTCGGCAGCTTCTTACGCATACGTCAGGCGTGCCGGATTATTTTGATGAAAGCGTAATGGAGGAGTATGAGGAGCTGTGGACAGACTTTCCTAATTATAAAATCAGGCATAACAGCGATCTGCTGCCCCTCTTTATCCATAAACCGATGATGTATCCAAGAGGAGAACGCTTTCAGTATAATAATTCCGGCTATGTGCTGCTGGCGCTGATCATAGAAAAAATCACAGGAATGGACTTTGATGAATATCTTAAGATAAATGTGTTTGACGTCTGCGAAATGACGGACACAGGCTACTACGAGCTTGACAGGCTTCCGGCCAAATGCGCGCAGCATTATATTTACTGCGCTGATACAGGCGATTACCGCACCAACATCTTTTCAGTGGATGTAAAGGGAACGGGAGCAGGAGGCGCCTTTATTACCGTGACCGACATAGTCAGGTTTTGGACGGCTCTGCTGGAGGGGCGGCTCATTGCAAAAGCGATGGTCCGTGAAATGCTAAAGAAGCAAAGCGGAGATGGCGCCGATGAGGAAGAAGGCTATTATGGCTATGGCGTGTGGATCATCGAGAGTGAGCAAGGAGAGGACCTCGCTTATTTTCAGGGCTGTGACCCCGGCGTCAGCTTTATTTCAGAGTATAACCCCAATACCGGTACCATTTCTGTATTGGTAAGCAATTATGGCGATAATGTTTGGAAGGAAATGCGCAAAATCAGAAAGGCATTTTAG
- a CDS encoding serine acetyltransferase, giving the protein MQYNQVSENPLGGYGMKKRVEKLIQLLRTAMYPSIYYEGVPEEKFLQAIVTQHWQKAAMLLYGMACDVLPNECRKAEKDGAHCTHCVEKAERLVKEFMESLPEISRILSTDIQAAYEGDPAARSPEEVMLAYPAFETITIFRLAHRLFELEMPLIPRMMTEYAHQQTGIDIHPGATIGEYFFIDHGTGVVIGETCRIGEHVKLYQGVTLGAKSFRHDDEGRLVKGGKRHPDVGSHVVIYAGATVLGGDTVIGDDSVIGGSVWLTHSVPAGSKIYNE; this is encoded by the coding sequence ATGCAGTATAATCAGGTGTCAGAAAACCCGCTTGGCGGCTATGGCATGAAAAAAAGAGTAGAGAAGCTCATTCAGCTGCTGCGCACCGCGATGTATCCCAGTATCTACTATGAAGGCGTGCCGGAAGAAAAGTTTTTACAGGCTATCGTCACGCAGCACTGGCAAAAAGCCGCCATGCTGCTTTATGGCATGGCCTGCGATGTGCTGCCCAATGAATGCCGCAAAGCGGAAAAGGATGGCGCACATTGTACGCATTGCGTAGAAAAAGCAGAGCGGCTGGTCAAAGAGTTTATGGAAAGTCTTCCGGAGATCAGCCGCATACTGAGTACGGATATTCAGGCCGCTTATGAAGGCGACCCGGCGGCCCGTTCGCCGGAGGAGGTCATGCTGGCTTACCCTGCCTTTGAGACGATCACCATATTTCGGCTGGCACACCGCCTGTTTGAGCTAGAGATGCCGCTGATTCCGCGGATGATGACAGAATATGCGCATCAGCAGACGGGCATAGACATTCACCCGGGGGCGACGATTGGCGAATATTTCTTTATCGACCATGGAACGGGCGTGGTGATCGGCGAGACCTGCCGGATCGGCGAGCATGTAAAGCTCTATCAGGGGGTTACGCTGGGCGCCAAAAGCTTCCGGCATGATGACGAGGGGCGGCTGGTCAAGGGCGGCAAGCGGCATCCGGATGTGGGCAGCCATGTTGTGATCTATGCAGGCGCTACCGTACTGGGCGGCGATACCGTAATCGGGGATGACAGCGTGATCGGGGGCAGCGTATGGCTCACACATTCTGTACCGGCCGGCAGCAAAATCTATAACGAATGA